In Flavobacteriales bacterium, the following are encoded in one genomic region:
- a CDS encoding endonuclease/exonuclease/phosphatase family protein has protein sequence MKKRFRAFALFLLKMFYLFVLVAFLIKYIPLEYSGSFSLLHFVFPTVLVGVFLLLLIKLIFKVKWLWWDYIALLFLCWNVSQYYQFNSWELPNKDEKVFSIMTFNAKSLLYKKKHREDDNHDQIRDFVLKEKPDIVCLQETYWRDWNFGYPYAGKSGSSYVILSKFPVIKQGIVPIKDGRLKRYHFADIKIQKDTFRVYNVHLSSYRFSQKDYDLLNETQNIEESEIKERSWSMLRKLNRGILKRRKQLLKLKNHIKKSPYPTFIIGDFNDISHSNTYQQLSENLKDSYLDAGKGLGSTFHGLSVPLRIDYILYPDHFSCIKHEILDQKLSDHFAIKASFTTMNKIK, from the coding sequence ATGAAAAAACGATTTCGTGCTTTCGCTCTTTTTCTTTTGAAAATGTTCTACTTGTTTGTGCTCGTAGCTTTTTTAATCAAGTATATTCCTCTGGAGTATTCAGGGTCTTTTTCGCTTTTGCATTTTGTCTTTCCCACAGTTTTGGTGGGTGTTTTTCTTCTTTTACTCATCAAGCTAATTTTTAAGGTAAAATGGCTTTGGTGGGATTATATTGCCTTATTGTTTTTGTGTTGGAATGTGAGTCAGTACTATCAATTTAATTCTTGGGAACTGCCTAATAAGGATGAGAAGGTTTTTAGTATAATGACTTTTAATGCCAAAAGTCTGCTGTATAAAAAGAAACATAGAGAAGATGATAACCATGATCAAATTCGTGATTTTGTCCTAAAAGAAAAACCAGATATCGTCTGTTTACAAGAAACTTACTGGCGAGATTGGAATTTTGGATATCCTTATGCTGGTAAATCGGGATCTTCTTATGTCATATTGTCAAAATTCCCGGTGATAAAACAAGGAATTGTACCTATAAAAGATGGGAGATTAAAAAGATATCATTTTGCAGATATTAAAATTCAAAAAGATACATTTAGAGTATATAATGTGCATTTATCTTCCTATCGCTTTAGCCAAAAAGATTATGATCTACTCAACGAAACCCAAAATATTGAGGAATCTGAGATCAAGGAAAGATCTTGGTCCATGCTTAGAAAACTCAATAGGGGAATTCTAAAAAGGCGTAAACAGCTTCTGAAACTTAAAAATCATATAAAAAAATCGCCTTATCCCACATTTATCATTGGGGATTTTAATGATATTTCCCACTCAAATACTTATCAGCAACTTTCAGAAAATTTAAAAGATTCCTATTTAGATGCAGGGAAGGGCTTAGGAAGTACTTTTCATGGTTTGAGTGTTCCGTTGAGGATTGATTATATTCTTTATCCGGATCATTTTTCTTGTATAAAACATGAAATTTTAGATCAAAAACTTTCCGATCACTTTGCGATAAAAGCTTCTTTTACCACAATGAATAAAATTAAATAA
- a CDS encoding rhomboid family intramembrane serine protease: protein MFQKKSFFQFRVLVWAYFLLLIAVSLLSFQEVLLPFALHADYRIYQFFTYHLIHIDVFHLYGNMILLLFLVLFLEKFWKYTMILQFFLVGIFFGGLFFLFWGKNATHLIGNSAGISALATALLWYFYRENYYFGSVKIPYWLLGVGVFLLHLYPILNPMSSVSIAAHLGGFFGGLLLVGAHKWVLPLSQKNRKLYQNDVPKNDEDYNHLKHQRYLETDRILDKISKHGIASLSKEEEIFLKNQKKR, encoded by the coding sequence ATGTTTCAGAAAAAATCCTTCTTCCAATTTAGGGTCTTGGTTTGGGCATATTTTTTATTGCTCATAGCAGTTAGTTTACTTTCTTTTCAGGAGGTACTACTTCCATTTGCACTACATGCCGATTATAGGATTTATCAATTTTTTACTTATCACTTGATTCATATAGATGTGTTTCATCTTTATGGAAACATGATATTACTTTTATTTCTCGTTCTTTTTTTAGAGAAATTCTGGAAGTACACCATGATCCTTCAGTTCTTTTTGGTGGGGATATTCTTTGGAGGTTTATTTTTTCTTTTTTGGGGAAAGAATGCTACGCATTTAATAGGGAATTCTGCCGGAATAAGTGCTTTAGCAACAGCATTACTCTGGTATTTTTATAGAGAAAATTATTATTTTGGTTCGGTCAAAATTCCCTATTGGTTATTGGGTGTGGGCGTTTTTTTATTGCATTTATATCCCATTTTGAACCCAATGTCTAGTGTGAGTATTGCGGCACATTTAGGAGGTTTTTTCGGAGGGCTTTTACTTGTTGGGGCTCATAAGTGGGTATTACCTTTATCACAAAAAAATAGAAAACTATATCAAAACGATGTCCCAAAGAATGATGAAGATTATAATCATTTGAAACATCAAAGATATTTGGAAACAGACAGAATCCTTGATAAAATAAGTAAACATGGAATAGCGTCTCTGAGTAAAGAGGAAGAGATATTTCTTAAAAACCAAAAAAAGCGATGA